In Pungitius pungitius chromosome 2, fPunPun2.1, whole genome shotgun sequence, a single window of DNA contains:
- the trmu gene encoding mitochondrial tRNA-specific 2-thiouridylase 1, whose amino-acid sequence MGVIRHVVCAMSGGVDSSVAALLLKKRGYSVTGVFMKNWDSLDESGVCSTEKDCEDAYRVCQALDIPFHQVSYVKEYWHEVFSKLLKEYERGRTPNPDILCNRHIKFNHFHKYAIDTLGADAMATGHYARTSQEDEEVFQQTHLAPPTTLFRDRFEIRNPVRLYKGADILKDQTFFLCQISQEALRHTTFPLAGLTKDFVKKIAAEAGFHHVLKKKESMGICFIGERNFENFILEYLEPKPGNLVSIEDGAVMGTHKGWFTLTLGQRARIGGQKDPWFVVDKDTDTGDVFVAPTTNHPALFRDTVGTDRFHWLTIDPPPELIKTQMMECHFRFIHQMPLTPCTVTLNMNGSVWITLSQPIRALTPGQFAVLYKGDECLGSGKIVQLGPSEFTLQRGRERLVTAAPHEEQPTPEPAS is encoded by the exons ATGGGTGTCATTAGACACGTGGTGTGTGCCATGTCCGGCGGCGTCGACAGCTCTGTCGCCGCTTTGTTACTAAAGAAAAGAG GTTACAGTGTCACGGGAGTTTTTATGAAGAACTGGGACTCATTGGATGAGAGTGGGGTGTGCAGTACAGAGAAGGACTGTGAGGACGCCTACAGAGTGTGCCAGGCCCTGGACATCCCCTTCCATCAGGTGTCTTATGTCAAAGAATACTGGCATGAAGTCTTTAG TAAACTTTTGAAGGAGTATGAAAGGGGCAGGACGCCCAATCCAGATATACTATGCAACAGGCATATCAAATTCAACCATTTCCACAAGTACGCCATCGACACTCTGG GGGCTGATGCCATGGCAACAGGCCACTACGCCAGGACGTCACAGGAAGACGAAGAAGTGTTCCAGCAGACTCATTTGGCGCCGCCAACCACTCTCTTCAGAGATCGATTTGAGATCAGAAATC cGGTGAGGTTGTACAAAGGAGCAGATATCCTCAAAGACCAAACCTTCTTCCTCTGTCAGATCTCCCAGGAGGCCTTGCGACACACCACGTTCCCGCTGGCAGGACTCACCAAAGACTTTGTCAAAAAAATTGCTGCTGAGGCTGGGTTTCACCACGTGCTGAAGAAGAAAGAG AGTATGGGCATCTGCTTCATTGGAGAAAGAAACTTTGAAAACTTCATTTTGGAG TATCTGGAACCCAAACCGGGGAACCTTGTCTCCATTGAGGACGGGGCTGTCATGGGAACACACAAAG GCTGGTTCACTTTGACCCTTGGCCAGAGGGCGAGAATTGGAGGGCAGAAAGACCCCTGGTTTGTGGTGGACAAAGACACCGATACTGGAGATGTGTTTGTG GCTCCAACTACCAATCACCCAGCTCTTTTCCGTGACACTGTTGGAACGGACCGCTTCCACTGGCTAACAATCGACCCGCCTCCTGAACTAATCAAGACCCAGATGATGGAGTGTCATTTCCGCTTCATCCACCAGATGCCTCTCA CTCCCTGCACAGTTACGCTGAACATGAACGGATCAGTGTGGATCACACTctcccagccaatcagagctctAACACCTGGACAG TTTGCTGTGCTGTACAAAGGAGACGAGTGTCTGGGTAGTGGGAAGATCGTGCAGCTAGGGCCCAGTGAATTCACACTGCAGCGAGGCAGAGAGCGCTTGGTGACAGCCGCACCCCACGAGGAGCAACCGACCCCTGAACCAGCCAGCTGA
- the srr gene encoding L-threonine ammonia-lyase: MGEVSADSVTLDLLREAWETVRSSPLGVINTPMIPWCQTTLPLHLRCNIHIKLENMQRTGSFKIRGVANQFSRRPKGGHFVTMSAGNYGKSFAYASKHYGSKGKVVMPETAPVSRSILIQSFGVEVEQVPTSCLMSVVNRCVREEAMTFLHSYDDLDLIAGHASLGLEVLEVIPKPDVVVVCCGGGGLLAGVAAAIKLSGCGETRIYGVEPDGACTMYRSFIEKKPVGMETKSIATGLAPPFAGTLPFELCQRYVEGIVLINDEEIKAAVSTLYRSGLVVEPSGCAAFAAIVNDKIPELEGKTVVCILSGGNIGKDELVNFPG; the protein is encoded by the exons ATGGGTGAAGTGTCAGCAGACTCCGTCACCCTGGACCTGCTGAGAGAAGCCTGGGAGACGGTGAGAAGCAGCCCCCTGGGTGTCATCAACACACCCATGATCCCCTGGTGCCAGACCACCCTGCCTCTTCACCTCCGCTGCAACATCCACATCAAACTGGAGAACATGCAGAGAACTG GGTCATTTAAGATCAGAGGAGTGGCCAACCAGTTTTCCAGGAGACCTAAGGGGGGTCATTTTGTCACCATGTCGGCCGGGAACTATGGGAAATCTTTTGCGTACGCCTCTAAACACTACGGATCAAAGGGCAAGGTGGTGATGCCCGAAACGGCCCCTGTATCCAGATCCATCCTGatacag AGTTTTGGGGTGGAGGTAGAACAGGTTCCCACATCCTGTCTGATGAGCGTGGTGAACCGCTGCGTTCGGGAAGAAGCCATGACCTTCCTGCACTCTTACGATGACCTGGATCTGATAGCAGGACACGCAAG tcTGGGTTTAGAGGTGCTGGAGGTGATTCCCAAGCCAGATGTGGTGGTGGTGtgctgtggtggtgggggtctGCTGGCCGGTGTAGCCGCTGCAATCAAATTGTCAGGCTGTGGTGAGACCAGAATCTATGGTGTGGAACCAGATGGAG CCTGCACCATGTACAGGAGTTTCATTGAGAAGAAGCCAGTTGGCATGGAGACCAAGAGCATCGCCACAGGACTCGCACCACCTTTTGCAG GAACACTGCCCTTCGAGTTGTGTCAGCGTTACGTGGAGGGGATTGTCCTCATAAATGATGAAGAGATCAAGGCGGCTGTGTCCACCTTGTACAGGTCCGGCCTTGTGGTGGAGCCGTCGGGCTGCGCTGCGTTTGCTGCCATCGTAAACGACAAGATACCCGAGCTGGAGGGGAAGACCGTGGTGTGCATCCTTAGCGGAGGGAACATCGGAAAGGACGAACTTGTTAACTTCCCAGGATGA
- the tprkb gene encoding EKC/KEOPS complex subunit TPRKB, producing MHSTRELELFPEYSVTQMLFKDVQNAAELRQCAVEGKIKGALINPTMLVNPFQVLVAANKAVSLQKLGKMKTRSLFSEIIFNLSPTNNISEAFKRFGSSDGDDSVLVVLVHDKDEPQVLSDITARVSGRQVPAEDVSSLTDHAKIRKLYKIPPQEEKCGTLLDAVVCRMATKDVM from the exons ATGCATTCAACACGCGAACTAGAGCTCTTTCCCGAGTACAGTGTGACTCAGATGCTTTTCAAGGACGTCCAAAATGCTGCCGAGCTGAGACAGTGTGCGGTGGAGGGTAAAATAAAGGGTGCCCTGATTAACCCGACGATG CTGGTGAATCCTTTCCAGGTGCTGGTAGCCGCCAACAAGGCTGTTTCCTTACAGAAACTGGGCAAAATGAAGACCAGGAGTTTGTTCTCAGAAATAATCTTCAACCTGTCCCCTACTAATAAT ATCTCAGAGGCGTTCAAAAGGTTTGGGAGCTCTGATGGAGATGACTCCGTCCTGGTGGTCCTGGTTCACGACAAAGATGAGCCACAGGTGTTGTCAGACATCACAGCCAGGGTGAGCGGACGGCAGGTTCCAGCAGAAGATGTTTCCTCGCTGACAGACCATGCAAAAATCAGAAAG cTCTATAAAATACCCCCTCAGGAAGAGAAGTGTGGGACTCTGCTGGATGCGGTTGTATGCAGGATGGCCACAAAGGACGTCATGTAG
- the alg10 gene encoding dol-P-Glc:Glc(2)Man(9)GlcNAc(2)-PP-Dol alpha-1,2-glucosyltransferase: MEKFEGYMFTALCSTNFLISCLLFSRVTREQREPYMDEIFHVPQAQKYCHGKFNEWDPMITTLPGLYLVSVGVIKPIVWLADLTGQVVCSTAMLRFINLLFNCGNLYVLYLLVCKLHLRDKTKTTSRRVLSALSLSTFPVLYFFNFLYYTDAGSTFFTLFTYLMTLYGCHKASAFLGVCSVLFRQTNIIWVMFCAGTVVATKMDEVWRVEHAKKRDEKSPASQVPLSYSGAKKVSLFVLEFLTSPSHVKAVLLVAWPYAVVGASFLAFVVLNDGIVVGDRTSHEACLNFPQLFYFFSFALFFSLPVSLCYHRALRFLQALRKQPFLFLFVTCVCLLLVWKFTFVHKYLLADNRHFPFYVWNRLFQRHELVRFLLVPAYVFAGWNFLDTFKTHSLFWSLAFLVCLLVATVPQKLLEFRYFIVPYLMYRLHMPLPSFPRLVVEFLLYTAVNAATLYLFVSKTFRWPDSTAQQRFMW, from the exons ATGGAGAAATTTGAAGGCTACATGTTCACTGCGCTCTGCAGCACCAACTTTTTGATATCCTGCCTGCTGTTCTCCAGAGTCACGCGGGAGCAAAGGGAGCCGTACATGGACGAGATTTTCCATGTCCCGCAAGCTCAGAAATACTGCCATGGAAAATTCAACGAG TGGGACCCGATGATCACCACTCTCCCGGGCCTCTACCTCGTCTCCGTGGGAGTCATCAAGCCCATTGTGTGGCTCGCTGACCTGACGGGTCAGGTGGTTTGTTCCACGGCCATGCTGCGCTTCATCAACCTGCTTTTCAACTGTGGAAACCTTTACGTGCTCTATCTGCTGGTCTGCAAACTGCACCTCCGCGACAAG ACGAAAACCACCTCTCGCCGAGTCCTCTCGGCGCTGTCCCTGTCCACCTTCCCCGTGCTCTACTTCTTCAACTTCCTTTACTACACCGACGCCGGATCTACTTTCTTCACCCTCTTCACGTATCTCATGACGCTCTACGGCTGCCACAAGGCCTCTGCGTTCCTCGGCGTTTGCTCCGTGCTCTTCCGTCAGACCAACATCATCTGGGTGATGTTCTGCGCCGGCACTGTGGTGGCCACCAAAATGGACGAGGTCTGGAGGGTGGAGCACGCCAAAAAGCGGGACGAAAAGTCCCCCGCGTCCCAGGTCCCTCTGTCGTACAGTGGCGCTAAGAAAGTATCACTTTTTGTGCTGGAGTTCCTCACCTCCCCCAGCCACGTGAAGGCGGTGTTGCTGGTGGCGTGGCCCTACGCCGTGGTCGGCGCCAGCTTCCTGGCGTTTGTGGTGCTGAACGATGGGATAGTTGTGGGTGACAGGACGAGTCATGAAGCCTGCCTCAACTTCCCACAACTCTTCTACTTCTTCTCCTtcgccctcttcttctccctccccgtCTCGCTGTGTTACCATCGCGCTCTTCGCTTCCTCCAGGCTCTGAGGAAGCAGCCGTTCTTATTCCTCTTTGTCACATGTGTGTGCCTGCTCCTGGTGTGGAAGTTCACCTTTGTCCACAAGTACCTCCTAGCAGATAACCGCCATTTCCCCTTCTACGTGTGGAACAGGCTCTTCCAGAGGCACGAGCTGGTACGCTTCCTCCTCGTGCCCGCGTACGTGTTCGCGGGATGGAATTTCCTGGACACCTTCAAGACGCACTCGCTCTTCTGGAGCCTGGCGTTCCTGGTGTGCCTCCTGGTCGCGACTGTGCCGCAGAAGCTGCTGGAGTTCAGGTACTTCATTGTTCCATACCTGATGTACCGCCTCCACATGCCCCTGCCCTCCTTTCCCAGACTCGTTGTGGAGTTTCTCCTGTACACGGCGGTGAACGCTGCCACACTTTACCTCTTTGTCAGTAAGACCTTCCGATGGCCAGACAGCACAGCCCAACAGAGGTTCATGTGGTGA